In the genome of Abyssalbus ytuae, the window ATTGAAACCGGTTTGATCATTTAATTTTTGAAATGCATAATCTACAAAGGCTCTTAAAAAATTTCCTTCTCCAAATTGTACTATTTTTACAGGCAACGTATTTGTTAAGCCTAATTCTTTTCGGTTTAATTTCATTTATCTTTTGTTTCAGAAAATCCTACTTTACAATTTATTCTGAATTTTTTGTAAATTTTCATCTAACGGAATCATTTTTGGCATCAACAAATGAACAAAGCCTAAAATAATAAGATAACAAGAGCCGGCTATTAAGAAAGCCCAGAAATAACCACTTTTCCCTGCCTGATCCAATACTGAACCTAACGCTTTATCTGCTAATATCCCCGATACGGCTCCTATCATTCCACCAATACCCACTACCGAGGCAGTAGCTTTCCTGGGGAATACATCCGATACCAAAGTGAAGATATTGGCCGACCATGCCTGGTGACCGGCGGCTCCCAAACCTATAAGAAATATTGCTATCCATTTACTTTCTGTTACAGCTACGATACTCACCGGAAGGATTATTAGAGCACATATTAATAATGTTACTTTTCTTGCTTTATTAATTGTCCAACCTTTTCTTATAAATACCCCGGAAAGATATCCTCCCAAAATACTACCACCATCAGCTAAAATATAAATTACAAAGAACGGAAGCGCAATGTTTTTAATATTTACATCAAAGGCTTCAGCTAGAAATTTTGCTCCCCAGAAAAGGTAAAACCACCAAACCGCGTCTGTAACTTTTGCCAATCCAAAAGCCCATGTTTCGCGCTTACCCAATACATTCCGCCATGGTAATTTTTCTTCATTTTCCACTTCGGAATCACTTTGAATATACAATAATTCTTCTTTTGACAATTTAGGATGCACCTCAGGCTTTTTATAAATTTTAAACCACAAAAAGACCCATAAAGAACTAAGCCCTCCTGTTATTAAGAATGGGATTTGCCAGTTTTTA includes:
- a CDS encoding MFS transporter produces the protein MSTTKKIGTYRYRILALLMFATTINYFDRSIIGVLAPTLEKLFNWSNTDYANIMIAFKVAYAIGMLTMGGIIDRLGTKKGYTLSIAIWSIFGMLHALVRPAFSVIGFAAARFGLGLGESGNFPAAIKTTAEWFPKKDRAFATGLFNAATSIGAIAAPFIVGWIVHEDGKNWQIPFLITGGLSSLWVFLWFKIYKKPEVHPKLSKEELLYIQSDSEVENEEKLPWRNVLGKRETWAFGLAKVTDAVWWFYLFWGAKFLAEAFDVNIKNIALPFFVIYILADGGSILGGYLSGVFIRKGWTINKARKVTLLICALIILPVSIVAVTESKWIAIFLIGLGAAGHQAWSANIFTLVSDVFPRKATASVVGIGGMIGAVSGILADKALGSVLDQAGKSGYFWAFLIAGSCYLIILGFVHLLMPKMIPLDENLQKIQNKL